One Citrus sinensis cultivar Valencia sweet orange chromosome 5, DVS_A1.0, whole genome shotgun sequence genomic window, CATGATGCTTTCTATCCTGtgatatatatgtttttatgCTGCATTTTCGTTTTTCATTGGAATTAATAAGTAAAGGATGATATATGTGCTGTGGCATAACTCATCTAGCAATTTATGCGTAAAATAATCTGCTTGGCTTGTGTTAAACATCTTGTTGATATTTGTATCAATTGCAATTGAAATATGCTCTTATGCAccaaaattcatcaaattagTTGCTTGGTACAGTCTTCGGTATCATCTGCTGCATCCAGATTACCTATACCATCGTATAAGGGAATTACAAAAGAACTTCATGTTACGCTTTGTTTTATGCCATGTTGATGTGGTAAGCATCTCTTGTCAATTGACAATCTATTCATGCCTTTCTAGGTATTCGACTGGattaatcattttaaatgatatttgGAATCCATAAAAGCAATAATAAGTTCTGTCATTtgcatgtttatttattattttcagtgTATGAGATGAAGGATATAttgctctttttcttattgGTTTCAGGAGGATGTAGTTAAGCCTTTACTCAAAGTTACTAAGACAACACTGCTTCATGATTGTACCCTGTTATGTGCTTGGaggtaaatttttaatttttttaatttccttttctgTTTAGTAAGTAGAAATAAGATTATGTCAAGATATTGTTTGTGGAATTGGGACTTCAACACTGCTGTCACTGTTTGATACTGTTTACTTCCTTTTTATGATGGCAATGTAGTAAGATTGTGTATATACTTTCTAAATCTTCTGTTTGACAATGTGCTCTTGTGGTTTTTATGCACTTTTGGGACTTGATGTTGTTTATGAAGTTGgactattttttgtttcaaggGACTtgtttatgataaaaattaagaaacatgTTTATTGGGGTTGGACTGGGCTAAATATGGTTTTTCATTgaccaaattttcaaaattgtttGTTTGTAGCTAGGAGGAATGTGGTTGCTACTTGGAGACTATAAAAGTCTATGAAAACAAGCAAGCAGACCTTATCCAAGGCCAATTGGATACCGACTATTTATCGCAGGTCTCTTAACTTCTGAGGTTTCTGGCactcaataaatttatgtttacaTTGGCAAAAATCGGATCTTCAAGGACAAATAGCTAGTGCGTTAACAATTCCTAGTTTTTTGCAGTGATTAATCTGAGACTGTGCCTTTTGATGTAGCTAACCCATGCCCTCACATCTGTTTGGAGTGTTAACAAGACTGATGTTGTCACCCTAGAGTCTACTTTTGGGGTATGCTTCCTTTCTTTATTCACAAGTCCATGTGCTTGGGGGTTGTATTGAAAGTATATGTTCCTATGGGCCTAATGGACATGTTTTTTGCTGTCTGTTTCGCATATCATGGATGCATCAATGGAAGACCTGGCTGGTTGCCCTGGCATAGTAGAGCGCAAGGTATTCTGTTCATCTCCAAAGAGAGACGTGTCATTTGATGGAATTTTGTCCTTCTATTCTGTGATGCACTTCTGTATACTATTATGTGTCGTAAATAAAGGGTTCCATATTATTAAACCTACTTTTTCATTATGTTCCTGGATCAGGTTAAATGCTTGTATGACACTTTTCATGAACCATTTAAGCGTGTAGTTTCCCATCACCCTCCTATTCCAGAAACTCCTTCCCTGAAGGATGTCGAACCTTCCTCCGTGAATGAAGTAACAAAAGTGAAGAAAGACACAGAAGAACGTAAACAAAACGTAGGAAGAAAGAACCGGAATTAGCTGTTAAGTCAGCCCTATCTGCTGCATTTTCCATTTATGCTGATAAGATGGGTGAGAAGAAAAACAGTTCATCTCAGGTAGGGGAAAATAGTGCTTCGAAATCAGGTGCTGAAAATAACAATTCTGGTAAACGGGACAGCTAAGTGATCATTCTCTATCCTCCAGAATTCACAATAACCTTAAAAGCAAGAAACTGGAACGAGAATTGCTGAGAATAGATCAAGCATCCTTGCGAAAGAGGCAATGGCAGCAGAACTAACACACTCATTAACAATGCATATTAACTAACACACTCATTAACAATGCATATTTACAGGCTTCTCTGTCCTCCCCATTTAGATGATGTTGGAGGAGGAGGCAGGAAATTCTTTACCTAATTCTGTGCACCTAGTAAGATTCTTTACCTTTAGGGTTGAGAAACTCTGCACACCAGACCttaatttatatgtatgtataaatttttgtagtaGCTATTACAATATCAATGGATTCTCTGAAGCTGCACAGTTTAACCCATTGTCTGAATCATGGTGAAGATTTGTTGAATTAGAATTTGCCACATCATAGTAATCAACCACAAGTTTTTCCAGAATAAATTGGCAACATTACAGTTGGACCTTCTTCTGATAAAGCCCATCTTTACAGAAAGCTTCACATAATTGCATTTTGATTCTGTTCTTATCCTGACTATGAATGAAAGTGATGGGCTAGCTACAGCATTGAAATTTGCTGGAATCTTGATAACTTACAGCTATCACCATATAATCTTTCTAGTACAATAGACGTttgtaattttcctttttttttttttttttttttgtccttttaaCATTCTCTGTCGGACTTGCATTGCATGTTTCTTTAACTTTCTCCAGCATTTTCTAATGTCATTTTCTCTTCCTGGTGTATATACTGTCTGCATGCGAAAAAAAGTTATTCTCAGTGCAAATTTCtcgaaaaaagaaacatgcaAGTGCTGGTTAACATAATATATGACAAGATTCTTTTCTGAAGATTCGTTCTGTCAAAGTTTGAGCCAATAAGATAGTGATGATCCAATTGGACTGCTAGTTGCCTCTTTGTTCTCGTTTTTTATATGCAGATCATGAACGATTTTTTATTCTGAATTTTGTGTCCCAAGAAGACTAACTAGAAAATTACTTTGCTTCCTATTCACTCATGGAATTCTGTATTAGGTTTTTCGGGAGACGCGGCTTTTGACCCATAGTTGCCATGAAATAGAGTGAAAAGTAACTAATAAGTGATTGTgattataaaaagtaattatatgGTTATAaaaagagtaataatataattacaaactcttatataaatttattttgtacaaactgatgtggcatgataagattggttgaattaaatatcacttgacctatatgatttgtttttattattttatattttcattcaaccaataaattaatgatacatcagtttgtacaagagtttgtagttgtatcattactcaactaaaaatatttaccaaatatatCTTAACTGttgtacttttaaaattaagctGAATGCTGAAATATGACATTTATTAACAAGCTCCCCTATTTAGTTTTTCTTATATACTTGTATGATCAAGTTATtactaaattaacaaaacGTTTCTACAGAGAAACtgaaaagaaataacaaaagccatcaattttattcttcattGTGACATTATGTAGGATGCCTTTCTGTGAGGTCCAATTGCATGAATTGAAATAGTAACGGGGCATAATTTCCAGATGCCACAGAGTTTCTAATGCCTAGGACTAGGTgtttgatgctgaaatctggaGGAACCAAAGGAAATTGCACCCGCAGCATTGTTCTTCACTAGAGGGATCAATGATTGGACCACATCTGTCATTAGCGGCCGATAAGCTGCTTCTGGTTGCACACACACGGCTGCAATTGCAGCTATCTACATAATGATTtcaacaaggaaaaaaaaaagatttgatcaGATTGGATTTttctattaacaaaaatagttAAAGCAATAGGGAATTAAGCTGACCTGAATCAAATCCTTCTTTGGGTACTGGCCTTGTAGTGATGGATCAACCATTTCCACTGCTTCTTCTCTGCTAGTTAATCTTGGAAGAGCCTGCAAAATTTATTGGATTCGAAGTTAAAAATTCTTCAGAATTTTTAacttgaatttcatttttacataaaattatggCAATGCATTTTGGCAACCACTACTAACCCATGAAACGAGAACGTGTTCTCCAGGAGGCCTATTGGGATCAACTGGTACACGGCCTGTTAAAAGCTCTAAAAGAACCACACCATAACTATAAACATCTGATTTTGTAGTAAGCTTCCCTGTAGAAGCATACCTGCATTTACATGAACCAAAGTTTCTCAACATTAGAAGTGATCAAGAAGAGTATTTTCATATGATTTCTACTCACTTAAATTAGGACCCCTAAGCAACTGTTGTGtttcaacttaattttaaaagaataatagttAATGTGTTTGATATTCATTTTGGAACAACAATGTGGATTAAAAGTCAATTAGACCCCGTCTAATGTAAATTGACTCTGATGTTACAAACTTACTATACAATGTGttcctaaaatataaaaaaatatttggaacaCAAGATGTAGTAAAATGTAACGTTGGAGCCGATTTAACAACTTGCATATTGTCCAGGATTAAggcatttaataataaaatgatagtAAGTCTAATGGGGTGCGTACTTGCTTGTGACAGACagcatatttatttgaatgttAAATGATAAACTGATAATGCAAGTATGAAACTCGAGTGCACATGATAGATGATGGAGCACACTCACTCTGGAGCAAGGTATCCAGTGGTCCCCAGTACACGCGTTGAAATCTGACCATTGATCTTATCAGAAACCATCTTGGCCAATCCAAAATCAGTCACCTTGGCTCTGAAGTTTTGGTCCAGTAGAACATTGGAGCACTTAAAATCACGGTGGATCACAGGTGGCGTTGCCTGCTCGTGAAGGAACTCAAGGGCCCTAGCACAATCTAGGGCTATGATCAAGCGAGTCCCCCAATCCAACGGCTGATATCGGTTGTTGTGGCGGTGAAGATGTTGTTGGAGAGTACCATTTGGCATGTATTCAGATATTAGAAGCCTGTGATTTTGGTCAGCACAATAGCCAAGTAGCTCCACCAATTGAGGAGAATGCAAGCGGCTTAACAAATCAACCTACATTAGACAACTTGTTATTTGTCTTTGCACCCGTGAGCAAGTTTGAATTAGAAGCCATATATACTTTAGAAAAGTTAATGATtagataaataaacaatttgaGTGAGAGAGAAGAGTTTCTAAGTCAACTCTATTTTTAGTTGCTTAAATCATAATCAACATGATTAGAAACTAGAAAGTCAAAATTAACATACGAGTGCCTTTTTTAAATGAGACCAGACTACCTTACAACTGttgttatttgtttgttaCAACGGTGagccaccccccccccccccaaattagttatctaaatttttttgttaaacttCCTTAATTGTACATTAGactcattaaattttatattacaacAACTCTTATAActgtaatgaaaattttaagaaacatACAGAATAATTATGACCAATAATAACGAaatttttttgagattttgcatcataaatatgaaatgaagaaagagttacattaattgtgaGATTGTTTACATTGTCAAGAGTGGAAAGAGTGAACATTTGATCCAGAAACCTCCAATTATAagcatatttttattagaattaACATTGATTTTTATTGAGATTTGTAATGCACGATATATATTAAGAGGAAGAAAAAGCAAGAAAGGAATAAACGAAGGAAACaaagagagagatagagagagagagagagagcaaatgAATACAAATAGATAGTAAATGAAGTCACAATCTCACACTCACCTCCATTCTGAAGGCACGTTCCCTTTGCTTTCCATCTCTGTGCAACTTCTTAATGGCAGCCACTGTCCCATCACTTAATACTCCTTTGTACACAACCCCAAAGCCTCCATTTCCAATCACATTGCCCTCGCTAAAATTCTCTGTGGCCGTTTCCAATTCCTTGTATGTGAAAACTTGTACTACTCCTTTATCTCTCACATAATTATAAGCAGTAGTTGGAGCAGCAGGTAGCACATTGTTACTCCTTACATGACCCCCATTAAAACACCCTCCTT contains:
- the LOC102612038 gene encoding probable serine/threonine-protein kinase PBL7, with protein sequence MLMETSNGTAIAPDAKSSHTHHKHYLHNSSISDQSHVHRHAILSFHSIIIIIVSVISVIVLVALLLLVLMLRRLKSSSEDSHGSSFKDNKSGSSRFIAHMTINSTCSPDVKGGCFNGGHVRSNNVLPAAPTTAYNYVRDKGVVQVFTYKELETATENFSEGNVIGNGGFGVVYKGVLSDGTVAAIKKLHRDGKQRERAFRMEVDLLSRLHSPQLVELLGYCADQNHRLLISEYMPNGTLQQHLHRHNNRYQPLDWGTRLIIALDCARALEFLHEQATPPVIHRDFKCSNVLLDQNFRAKVTDFGLAKMVSDKINGQISTRVLGTTGYLAPEYASTGKLTTKSDVYSYGVVLLELLTGRVPVDPNRPPGEHVLVSWALPRLTSREEAVEMVDPSLQGQYPKKDLIQIAAIAAVCVQPEAAYRPLMTDVVQSLIPLVKNNAAGAISFGSSRFQHQTPSPRH